The Victivallis sp. Marseille-Q1083 DNA window TCCCTGATCAACCGCGCTTATTTCGACTGCAATCCGCCGGGGAAATCGCATTGGACATATCAGTTGTTCATCCGCAAAATCGATCCGGCCACCGGGGAGGCGGTGACGTTTCCCGACAATTACGCCGCGCTGCTGATGAACCCGGCCGGCAATGCCGCCAACCTGCCGCCGGCCTATCTGACTGAAACGCTGGGCGGACTTTCCGGGCGGCAGCGGGCCCGTTTCCTGGAGGGAAAGTTTCTCGATGACCTGGCCGGCGCGTTGTGGCGGCGCGAATGGATCGACCGGGCCCGGCTGCAAACGCTGCCGGTCGATTTGCGCCGCGTCGTCGTCGGCGTCGACCCGGCCGTCAGCTCCGGCGCCGACGCCGACGAAAGCGGCATCGTCGCCGCCGGACTGGGAGAGGACGGCCATTACTATGTACTGGGCGACTGGTCGCGGCGCGGCACGCCGCTGGAATGGGCCCGGGCAGTCGGCGCCGCTTACGCCGCCAGCCGGGCCGACCGGATCATCGGGGAAGTCAACAACGGCGGCGACCTGATCGAATTGGCACTCCGCAGCGTCAACGCCGATTTAAGCTACCAGGCCGTCCGGGCGACCCGCGGGAAATATCTGCGGGCCGAACCGGTGGCGGCGCTGTACGAACAGCGGAAGGTGCACCATGTCGGCAGTTTCCCGGCGTTGGAAGAGCAGCTCTGCAGCTACGTGCCGGGCCGTTACGCCGGCAGTCCGGACCGTCTGGACGCGCTGGTCTGGGCGTTGACCGACCTGATGGCGGTTCGGGCGGAAAGTCGAATGATTCTGGCTTAAAAACACCATTTTTCCAATGCCGCCGGACAATGCGGGTTGCCGAATCGCCGTTGACGGTGTAAATTCCAGAGATCTTATACAGTAATTCTGGAAGTATGACATGGCGCAATTCAATATCGTTTTGGTTCATCCCGAGATTCCCCAGAATACCGGCAACATCGGCCGGTTATGCGTTTCGACCGACAGCCGGCTGCATCTGGTGAAGCCGCTGGGTTTTTCACTGGAGGACAAATATCTGAAGCGTTCCGGCATGGATTACTGGCCGCATCTGGATTTGCACGTCTATGAGACCTGGGAAGCGTTTCTGACCGTCAACACGCCGGAAACGCTCTTCTTTCTGTCGACCCGCGGCCGGCGTTCCTTCTGGGACTGCCGTTATCCGGACGGCTGTTATCTGGTTTTCGGCAACGAAGGGCATGGCCTGCCGCCGGAGTTTTACGAGCGCTATCAGCACAGCCTGCTGACGATTCCGATGCGCGGTCAATTCCACCGCAGTTTCAATTTGGCCAATTCCGTCGCAATCACGCTGTTCGAAGCCTTGCGCCAGCAGGAGGGATAAATCGTTATGGAGCTACGCAGCAATCTTTCCCCGTTCAGTTGTCTTCTGCTTTCCGTCGTCGTCATCCTGCTGCTGCCGGTACTGCTGATCGCCGGCTTGATCCTGCTGCTGCTGGGCCGCCCGTTGATTCCGCCGGCGCTGCGGACCATGAACCATCGCCGCCGGCCGCCGGAACCGGCCGCCCGTCCGGCCGAACCGCCGGCTTCAGAGGACGTGATCGACGTCGAGGCGCTGGAAATCAAAACCGAGAGCCGCCAACTGGCCGATGACCGGCAGGATTCCTGAGGGCGGCGGGGTAAGTCGCTGAGCT harbors:
- a CDS encoding tRNA (cytidine(34)-2'-O)-methyltransferase, with product MAQFNIVLVHPEIPQNTGNIGRLCVSTDSRLHLVKPLGFSLEDKYLKRSGMDYWPHLDLHVYETWEAFLTVNTPETLFFLSTRGRRSFWDCRYPDGCYLVFGNEGHGLPPEFYERYQHSLLTIPMRGQFHRSFNLANSVAITLFEALRQQEG
- a CDS encoding phage terminase large subunit, giving the protein MKTKKFHRTADQERALTLLGGPAHGVLLFGGSRSGKTFIIVYALLIRALKAHGSRHAILRLHGNTVRQSILADTLPKVRTLCFPHLNLTEHRTDGLVKLPNGSELWFGGLDRDSRSEKILGREFATIYFNECSELDYAAVVLAMTRLAQRTSLINRAYFDCNPPGKSHWTYQLFIRKIDPATGEAVTFPDNYAALLMNPAGNAANLPPAYLTETLGGLSGRQRARFLEGKFLDDLAGALWRREWIDRARLQTLPVDLRRVVVGVDPAVSSGADADESGIVAAGLGEDGHYYVLGDWSRRGTPLEWARAVGAAYAASRADRIIGEVNNGGDLIELALRSVNADLSYQAVRATRGKYLRAEPVAALYEQRKVHHVGSFPALEEQLCSYVPGRYAGSPDRLDALVWALTDLMAVRAESRMILA